The Pseudomonas putida nucleotide sequence GCCAGCCCATGCGCTGGCGGAAAGCCTGGAATTCGGGGTAGGGCGCGCGCGACACGGCCACCAGCGAGACGTCGTGATGGGCCAGGTGCAGGTTGGCACTATCGAAATGATCGGCGAGGAATGAACAGCCTGGGCAACCTTCGCTCCAGCCCTCGGCAAACATGAAGTGATAGACCAGCAACTGGCTGCGCCCGGCAAACAGGTCGGCCAGGCTCAGTTCGCCATCCGGGCCTTGGAAGCGGTAGGGTTGCTCGACCTTGACCCAGGGCAGGGCACGCCGGGCAGCGGCCAGTTCATCGCGCTGGTGGGTGAAGGCTTTTTCGTGCAGCCACAGCTGGCGGCGGGCGGCCAGCCATTGCTCGCGCGAGGCGATCGGGTGTTTTTGATCGGGGGTGCTCATGGTGCTGACTCCGCGAAGGGGGTTCAGCTTTTGGTCGATTCGAGGAGAGGGGAATCGACAGGTTTGCGGCAGGGCCGACGAGTGGTTTGCAGTTGTCCGTCGGTAGTTTTGCAGCGCCTGTGAGGTCGAGCGCCGCCCGCGCGGCGCTCGATCTCACAGGCGCTGAATGCCTCCCGGCGGGCACCTAGGGGCCATCACCCGTGCATGGTCTCTATCAATTCCCACAGCTGTGGATCATTGAAGTCCTTCACCACCAGCTTGGCCCCCGCAGCCAGCAGCCGCTCCGGCGTCTGGGTGGTGGCAACCCCCACGGTAAAGATCCCGGCCCCGCTCGCCGCAGTCACGCCCGGCAACGAATCCTCGAACGCCAGCGCCTCACCCGCCACCGCTTCCAGGCGCTGCAGCCCGGTCAGATAGGGCAGTGGATCAGGCTTCGCCCGCTCCAGCTCTTCGGCCACCAGCACATGTTCGAAGCAATCGCCAAGCCCCATGGCCGTGAGCATGTGCACGGCATTCAGCCGCGGCGCATTGGTCACCACGCACATGCCGATGTCCCAGGCTCGCGCATGGTCCATCAGGCGCAGCAGGCCGGGCATGGGTTGCAACGCGGGTGACAGTACACGGAAAAGCGCTTCCTTGCGGTCGGCCAGCGCCTGGCGCTCGGTTGTGTCGGCAAGCGGAAACAATTCGGCAAACAGTTCGCCATTGGCCCGGCCACTGACCTGGGCATCGAATTGTTCCTGGGTCAGCTCGCGGCCGTCATAGTCATGCAGCAGTTGGCGGAAGGCCTGCAAGTGCAGGGTGTCGGTGTCGGTCAAGGTTCCATCGAGATCGAACAGCAGGGCAGTCAGCATCAGGTATCCAGGTATTCAAAAAAACAAAAGCCCGGGGATGATAACCAAACCTGACGACAAAGGGGGCTGTTCAGCGTACGCCGAAAAGAGTACAAATGTACTCCATGAGCAATCTCACCCCCAAACGCCGTGCAATCCTCGACTACATTCGCGAGCGCATTGCCGACCACGGCCAGCCGCCAAGCCTGGCCGATATCGCCAGCCGCTTCGGCTTTGCCTCGCGCAGCGTCGCGCGCAAGCACATCACCGCGTTGTGCCAGGCCGGCTACATCGACGTCACGCCCAACCAGGCGCGGGGCATTCGCCTGGCCGAGCCCCTGCGCCGGCCGGAAATCCTCGAAATTCCCGTGCTGGGGCAGGTCGCAGCCGGTGCGCCGATCGGCCCGGACCTGGGCATTCACGAGCAATTGCTGCTCGACCCCAGCCTGTTTCGTCGCACACCGGACTACCTGCTCAAGGTGCGCGGTGATTCGATGATCGATGACGGCATCTTCGACGGTGACCTGGTCGGCATCCGCCAGCAGGGCGAGGCACGTGATGGCCAGATCGTGGTCGCGCGCCTGGACGGCGAGGTCACCATCAAGCGCCTGCAGCGCCAGCCCGGCGGTTACCGGCTGCTGCCGCGCAACCCGGCCTATGCGCCGATCGACGTGGGGCCTGAGCGCGAGTTCTTCATCGAAGGCGTGTTCTGTGGCCTGTTGAGGCGCGACTGATGGACGCGGTGGTCGACCTCGATCGGCTGCTCGACCAGCGTCAGGTCTGGCGTGGGCGGCAGGGCCAGGTGCGCCCGGCCGGGTTGCAGCCCACGGGCCATGCCATGCTCGACCAGCGCCTGCCGGATGGCGGCTGGCCGGCTGCGGCGCTCAGCGAGTTGCTGTTGGCCAGCCCAGGCTGTGGCGAGTTGCAATTGCTCTGGCCATCCCTGTCACGCCTGACCGCTGAAGGCGGGCGGGTGGTGCTGGTGGCGCCGCCGTTCATTCCCTATGCACCGGCCTGGCAGGCCGCTGGCGTGGACCTGCGCTGGCTGGTGCAGGTCGATGCCGGGCAGGCCGATGCCCTGTGGGCGGCCGAACAGTGCTTGCGTTCCGGCAGCTGCGCGGCGGTGCTGTGCTGGCCGGAGCGTGCCGATGATCGCGCCCTGCGTCGCCTGCAGGTGGCCGCCGAGACAGGGCAGGCACTGGCCTTTGCCTGTCGGCCGCAACAGGCTGCGCACAACCCGTCGCCCGCTGCGCTGCGTATTGCCGTGGATACACGCCCGGCGCAATGGCGCGTCCTCAAGTGCCGTGGCGGCATGCCACCAGCCATGCCAATCGCCTGCCCAGGGCGGGGCTGATGCAGCATGCTCTGGGCCTGCATTCTCCTGCCCCAGTTGGCGCTGGATTCGATCCTGCGCGAGCGTGACGACGCCGATGCGCCACTGGTGCTGGTCGGCGGCCCCGTTCAGCGCCGCCTGCTGCAAGCGGTTAATTCCGCCGCGGCGGCGCTTGGCCTGCGGGCGGGGCAGACGCTGACGGCCGCGCGGGCCCTGGCCGACGGGTTCCACTGTGTAGAGGCCGACCCGGCCCGCATCGAGCAGTTGCAGCAATTGCTGGCGGCCTGGGCCTACCGGTTCAGTGCCCAGGTGAGCCTTCACTACCCACGTGCCCTGTTGCTTGAAGTCGGTTCCAGCTTGCAGCTGTTCGGCCCCTGGCCGTTGTTCGAGGCCCGCCTGCGCGAGGAGCTGGCTGCACTGGGTTTGCGCCAGCGCATCGTGCTCGCGACCAACCCGGTAGCGGCCCGCATGCTTGCCAACGGCCATGATGGCCTGGCACTGACCTGCGCCGACCAGACCCGGGCAGCACTGGCGAGCATGCCGATCGAGCGGGTCGGGTTGCCAGCGGACGCTGCCGAAGCTTTTGCCCGCATGGGGCTGCACAAGTTGGGCCAGGTGCTGGCCCTGCCGCGTGATGCGCTGGCCAGGCGATTTTCCGCCCAGGTGCAATTGCACCTGGACCAGTTGCTCGGGGTGCGTTCCATGGGGTTGGACTTCTACCAACCACCGGACCGCTTCGAAACGCGCCTGGAACTCAACTTCGACGTCGAATCGCACCAGGCCTTGCTGTTCCCTTTGCGGCGCATGCTCAATGACCTGGCGGCCTTCCTCGCCGGGCGCGACTGCGGCGTGCAGCGTTTTAGCCTGTACCTGGAACATGTCGAAGGGCCGGACACTTTGCTGCACGTTGGCCTGCTGGCCGCCGAGCGGGACGCTGGCATGCTGTTCGAACTGGCCCGCGGGCGCCTGGAGCCGCTGCGCATCCCGGCACCGGTGCGCAACCTGCGGCTGGTCGCTGATGATCTGCCGCCCTTCGTGCCCCAGCACCAGGCACTGTTCGACCCTCGCGCCAAACAGGCCCAGCCCTGGGAGCAACTGCGCGAACGCCTGCGTGCGCGCCTGGGTGATGAAGCCGTCAAAGGGCTGCGCGCCGAGGCTGACCATCGCCCCGAATGCGCCTGGCAGCCAGCGGAGCAGGGCGCCCAGGGCAGCCTGCCAGCCTTGCCCGGTAGCCGCCCAGGCTGGTTGCTGCCCACACCGCAGGCCCTGGAAGCGGCTGACCATATGCTGCTCGGGCAGGCCGAACGCATCGAGTCAGGCTGGTGGGACGGTGGCGACGTGCGCCGCGACTACTACCGCATCGAAACCCGCGATGGCCTGCGTGGCTGGGCCTATCAGGACCTGGCCCATCCCGGCCCACTATGGCTGCAGGGCTGGTTCGCATGAACGCGCCGGGCTATTCGCAGGGCTATTCGCAGGGCTTTGCGCCGGGCTATGCCGAGCTCCATTGCCTGTCCAATTTCAGCTTCCAGCGCGGTGCATCGAGCGCCGAAGAGCTGTTCCGCCGCGCCCGCGAGCAGGGCTACCAGGCCCTGGCGATTACCGACGAGTGCACCCTGGCCGGTATCGTGCGCGCCTGGCAGGCCGCCAAAGAACAGCAGTTGCGCCTGATCGTCGGCAGTGAAATGCGCCTGCAGGATGGCCCAAAACTGGTGTTGCTGGTGCAGAACCTCACGGGTTATCAGAACCTCTGTGCCTTGATCACCCGTGCCCGACGGCGGGCCGAGAAGGGTGACTATCAGTTGTTCGCTGACGATCTGCAGCCACACCATGAAGGGTTGCTGGCGCTGTGGATTGCCGATGATGCCGACGACCAGGCTACAGGCCGCTGGCTGTGCAATATGTTCGCCGAGCGCTTGTGGCTGGGCGTGCACCTGCACCGCGGCAGCGATGATGACCGGCGCTTGTCCCGCTTGCGCGAACTGTCTGCGCAACTGGGCATCCGCGCCGTGGCCTGTGGTGACGTGCACATGCATGTTCGCGGCCGGCGGGCCCTGCAGGACTGCATGACTGCCATCCGCCAACACTGCAACGTGACCGAAGCAGGGCGCCATCTGTTCGCCAATGGCGAGCGCCACCTGCGTACGCAGGAGCAATTGGCCGAGCTGTACCCGGCAGACCTGTTGGCCGAGAGCCTGGTCATCGCCGAGCGTTGCCAGTTCGACCTGGGTGAACTGCGCTACCAGTACCCACGCGAACTGGTGCCCGAGGGCCAGACCCCTGCCAGCTGGCTGCGTGAATTGTGCGAGCGGGGCTTGCCCCTGCGCTGGCCGTCAGGGCCGAGCAGCAAGGTACGCGCGGTGCTGGACAAGGAACTGGCACTGATCGAGGAGCTGGGCTACGAAAGCTATTTCCTGACCGTGCATGACATCGTCGCCTTTGCCCGCAGCCAGCACATTCTCTGCCAAGGGCGTGGTTCGGCAGCCAACTCGGTGGTGTGCTTCGTGCTGGGCATCACCGAGCTCGACCCGATGGAGCATCGCCTGTTGTTCGAGCGCTTCCTGTCGCGTGAGCGCAACGAGCCGCCCGATATCGACGTGGACTTCGAACATGACCGGCGCGAAGAGGTGATCCAGTATGTGTTCCGCCGTTACGGCAGGCACCGCGCCGCACTGACTGCCGTGGTCAATACCTATCACGCTGCCGGCGCTGTGCGTGATGTGGCTCGGGTGCTGGGCTTGCCAGCCGATCAGGTGGATGCCCTGGCCAAGTGCTGCGGCCGCTGGAGCGACCGTATCCCGGACGATCAACGGCTGGTTGAGGCCGGTTTCGAACCCGGCAGCCCGTCGCTGCGGCGCATTCTGATCCTGGCCGGGGAACTGATCGGTTTCCCCCGTCACCTGTCCCAGCACCCAGGGGGCTTCGTCATTTCCGAACAGCCGCTGGACCACCTGGTGCCGGTGGAAAACGCCGCCATGGCCGAGCGCACGGTGATCCAGTGGGACAAGGACGACCTGGACATGGTCGGCCTGCTCAAGGTCGATGTGCTGGCCCTTGGCATGCTCAGCGCCTTGCGCCGCTGTTTCGACCTGCTGCAGCGCCACCGCGGTCGGCAGCTGACCCTGGCGACCATCCCCGGCGAAGACCCGGAAACCTACGCCATGATCAGCCGCGCCGAGACCATGGGCGTGTTCCAGAT carries:
- a CDS encoding HAD family hydrolase → MLTALLFDLDGTLTDTDTLHLQAFRQLLHDYDGRELTQEQFDAQVSGRANGELFAELFPLADTTERQALADRKEALFRVLSPALQPMPGLLRLMDHARAWDIGMCVVTNAPRLNAVHMLTAMGLGDCFEHVLVAEELERAKPDPLPYLTGLQRLEAVAGEALAFEDSLPGVTAASGAGIFTVGVATTQTPERLLAAGAKLVVKDFNDPQLWELIETMHG
- a CDS encoding Y-family DNA polymerase gives rise to the protein MLWACILLPQLALDSILRERDDADAPLVLVGGPVQRRLLQAVNSAAAALGLRAGQTLTAARALADGFHCVEADPARIEQLQQLLAAWAYRFSAQVSLHYPRALLLEVGSSLQLFGPWPLFEARLREELAALGLRQRIVLATNPVAARMLANGHDGLALTCADQTRAALASMPIERVGLPADAAEAFARMGLHKLGQVLALPRDALARRFSAQVQLHLDQLLGVRSMGLDFYQPPDRFETRLELNFDVESHQALLFPLRRMLNDLAAFLAGRDCGVQRFSLYLEHVEGPDTLLHVGLLAAERDAGMLFELARGRLEPLRIPAPVRNLRLVADDLPPFVPQHQALFDPRAKQAQPWEQLRERLRARLGDEAVKGLRAEADHRPECAWQPAEQGAQGSLPALPGSRPGWLLPTPQALEAADHMLLGQAERIESGWWDGGDVRRDYYRIETRDGLRGWAYQDLAHPGPLWLQGWFA
- the lexA gene encoding transcriptional repressor LexA; protein product: MYSMSNLTPKRRAILDYIRERIADHGQPPSLADIASRFGFASRSVARKHITALCQAGYIDVTPNQARGIRLAEPLRRPEILEIPVLGQVAAGAPIGPDLGIHEQLLLDPSLFRRTPDYLLKVRGDSMIDDGIFDGDLVGIRQQGEARDGQIVVARLDGEVTIKRLQRQPGGYRLLPRNPAYAPIDVGPEREFFIEGVFCGLLRRD
- the imuA gene encoding translesion DNA synthesis-associated protein ImuA, with amino-acid sequence MDAVVDLDRLLDQRQVWRGRQGQVRPAGLQPTGHAMLDQRLPDGGWPAAALSELLLASPGCGELQLLWPSLSRLTAEGGRVVLVAPPFIPYAPAWQAAGVDLRWLVQVDAGQADALWAAEQCLRSGSCAAVLCWPERADDRALRRLQVAAETGQALAFACRPQQAAHNPSPAALRIAVDTRPAQWRVLKCRGGMPPAMPIACPGRG
- a CDS encoding DUF899 domain-containing protein, with protein sequence MSTPDQKHPIASREQWLAARRQLWLHEKAFTHQRDELAAARRALPWVKVEQPYRFQGPDGELSLADLFAGRSQLLVYHFMFAEGWSEGCPGCSFLADHFDSANLHLAHHDVSLVAVSRAPYPEFQAFRQRMGWRFPWYSSQGSGFNEDFGVSVGTEGQRHYNYEPYTGNEAELPGLSAFYKETDGTLYHTYSTYARGLDILVNTYNFLDIAPLGRNEAGTMDWVRHHDRYDGQPDKPHCCHE
- a CDS encoding error-prone DNA polymerase translates to MAAGLVRMNAPGYSQGYSQGFAPGYAELHCLSNFSFQRGASSAEELFRRAREQGYQALAITDECTLAGIVRAWQAAKEQQLRLIVGSEMRLQDGPKLVLLVQNLTGYQNLCALITRARRRAEKGDYQLFADDLQPHHEGLLALWIADDADDQATGRWLCNMFAERLWLGVHLHRGSDDDRRLSRLRELSAQLGIRAVACGDVHMHVRGRRALQDCMTAIRQHCNVTEAGRHLFANGERHLRTQEQLAELYPADLLAESLVIAERCQFDLGELRYQYPRELVPEGQTPASWLRELCERGLPLRWPSGPSSKVRAVLDKELALIEELGYESYFLTVHDIVAFARSQHILCQGRGSAANSVVCFVLGITELDPMEHRLLFERFLSRERNEPPDIDVDFEHDRREEVIQYVFRRYGRHRAALTAVVNTYHAAGAVRDVARVLGLPADQVDALAKCCGRWSDRIPDDQRLVEAGFEPGSPSLRRILILAGELIGFPRHLSQHPGGFVISEQPLDHLVPVENAAMAERTVIQWDKDDLDMVGLLKVDVLALGMLSALRRCFDLLQRHRGRQLTLATIPGEDPETYAMISRAETMGVFQIESRAQMAMLPRLRPTTFYDLVIEVAIVRPGPIQGDMVHPYLRRRLKQEPVTYPSEKLKEVFERTLGVPLFQEQVMELAMVAADYSPGEADQLRRSMAAWKRHGGLEPHRQRLVEGMLRNGYDLAFAERIFEQIKGFGSYGFPESHAASFALLCYASSWLKCHEPAIFTCALVNSWPMGFYSPDQLLQEARRQGIEVRPVDVFHSEWDCTLEPDRHGVLAIRLGLRQIRGFSEVDGRRLEQARAQHPWRDVEDLCLRAGLDSRARARLADAGALRALAGDRHQARWQVAAVQAQLPLFADVQAVPEAQVALPVPTVGEDLVADYDTLGTTLGPHPLRLLRSRLRALGCRSSGELAGVEHGDAIAVAGLVVGRQRPQTASGVTFVTLEDEFGMVNVVVWRDLAERQRRALVGSQLLKVSGRLEQENGVRHLIARRLEDISPLLQGLDVKSRDFH